A stretch of the Proteus sp. ZN5 genome encodes the following:
- the glgA gene encoding glycogen synthase GlgA, with protein MNVLHCCSELFPLLKTGGLADVMGSLPLAQKKIGLDARVVIPAFPAIKDNIPELKLVTNIDTFAGNISLLYGQYQGVDIYLIDAPHLYQRTGSPYHDQHQHPYGDNVFRFALLGWVASELSAGLDPLWRADIVHAHDWHAGLACAYLAVKHYSAKSVFTVHNLAYKGEFSPYHLHQLELPDYSFSINGLEYYGQISFLKAGLFYANHITTVSPTYAKEITTQEFGYGLEGLLRQRAYEQRLSGILNGVDEAVWDPATDSLITRRYDVKNLNKRLENKTALQKKCGLPVNNTAPLFAAVSRLTSQKGLDLVIETLPDIVEQGGQFVLLGTGDSYLEAAFLHAQQQYPQNVAVHIGYDESFSHQVVAGADVIMVPSRFEPCGLTQLYGLKYGALPLVRHTGGLADTVNDCSLENLARHQATGFVFYEATPDSLRQAINRAFTLWSMPKQWQQAQTDGMNQTIFSWETAAKTYATLYQHL; from the coding sequence GTGAATGTCCTTCACTGTTGTTCTGAATTATTCCCTCTGCTAAAAACAGGGGGATTAGCTGATGTTATGGGTTCTTTGCCTTTAGCTCAGAAAAAGATAGGTTTAGATGCGCGGGTTGTTATACCCGCGTTTCCTGCTATTAAAGATAATATTCCTGAACTCAAGTTAGTGACTAATATCGATACCTTTGCAGGTAATATTTCTCTGCTTTATGGACAATATCAAGGTGTTGATATTTATCTCATTGATGCACCTCATCTTTATCAACGTACTGGTAGCCCTTATCACGATCAACATCAACACCCTTATGGTGATAATGTTTTTCGTTTTGCCCTATTAGGTTGGGTGGCAAGCGAATTATCAGCGGGATTAGATCCTTTATGGCGTGCTGATATTGTTCACGCCCATGATTGGCATGCAGGACTTGCTTGTGCTTATTTAGCAGTTAAACATTATTCAGCAAAATCTGTTTTTACTGTTCATAATCTGGCTTATAAAGGTGAATTCTCACCTTATCATCTGCATCAACTTGAATTACCTGATTACAGTTTTTCAATTAATGGACTGGAATATTACGGACAAATTTCATTCCTAAAAGCAGGCCTCTTTTATGCTAACCACATTACGACAGTCAGCCCAACTTATGCCAAAGAGATAACCACTCAAGAGTTTGGTTACGGTTTAGAGGGATTATTACGTCAACGTGCTTATGAACAGCGATTAAGTGGTATTTTAAATGGCGTCGATGAGGCGGTTTGGGATCCTGCAACAGATAGCTTAATAACACGTCGTTATGATGTTAAAAACCTGAATAAGCGTTTAGAAAATAAAACTGCATTACAGAAAAAATGTGGTTTACCTGTCAACAATACCGCTCCTCTTTTTGCAGCTGTCAGCCGTTTAACTTCGCAAAAAGGGCTTGATTTAGTTATTGAAACACTCCCTGATATCGTTGAACAAGGTGGTCAGTTTGTTTTATTAGGCACTGGCGATAGTTACCTTGAAGCGGCATTTTTACACGCACAACAACAATATCCTCAAAATGTAGCAGTTCATATTGGTTATGACGAAAGTTTTTCACACCAAGTTGTCGCCGGTGCTGATGTGATTATGGTGCCTAGCCGTTTTGAACCTTGCGGATTAACTCAGTTATATGGCTTGAAATATGGCGCCCTACCTTTAGTGAGACACACGGGTGGATTAGCCGATACGGTTAATGATTGCTCATTAGAAAATTTAGCACGTCACCAAGCGACGGGTTTTGTTTTCTATGAAGCGACGCCTGACTCTCTGCGTCAGGCGATTAATCGTGCCTTTACCTTATGGAGTATGCCTAAACAGTGGCAACAAGCTCAAACTGATGGCATGAATCAAACTATTTTTAGTTGGGAAACCGCTGCAAAAACGTATGCGACACTGTATCAACATTTATAG
- the glgC gene encoding glucose-1-phosphate adenylyltransferase: MMTTEQGQKLMLAQQLPKEAIALVLAGGRGTRLKALTSKRAKPAVFFGGKFRIIDFTLSNCLNSGIRRIGVITQYQSHSLVQHIQRGWSFFNEDMNEFVDLLPAQQRRNTEHWYMGTADAIYQNLDILRSYKAKYVVILAGDHIYKMNYARLLLDHVENKSKFTVACIRVPKEDAFQFGIMDIDENRRVLNFLEKPSNPPCIPDDPEHSLASMGIYVVDRDYLFDLLEEDSRDPNSHHDFGQDIIPKITERGDVLAHPFELSCVSSDPSVPPYWRDVGTIEAYWSANLDLASVTPELDMYAKDWPIRTFMTPLPPAKFVQDNHGEHGQMMNSLIADGCIINGSTLYSSILFPLVRVESFCHIEDSVILPDVTVSHHCYLKRCIIERSCTIPEGTVIGMNAEEDAARFHRTEEGIVLVTREMLEQLARNEKENSTETNAEQKPQNEEAFS, translated from the coding sequence ATGATGACAACAGAACAAGGCCAAAAATTAATGTTGGCACAACAACTTCCTAAAGAGGCAATTGCACTCGTTTTAGCGGGAGGTCGTGGTACACGCTTAAAAGCATTGACTTCAAAACGTGCAAAACCGGCGGTTTTCTTTGGTGGAAAATTTCGAATTATCGACTTTACGCTATCAAACTGTCTTAACTCAGGGATCCGTCGTATTGGTGTTATTACCCAATATCAATCGCACTCTTTAGTTCAACATATTCAGCGTGGTTGGTCATTCTTCAACGAAGATATGAATGAGTTTGTTGATTTATTACCAGCTCAGCAACGTCGTAATACCGAACATTGGTATATGGGTACAGCTGATGCTATCTATCAAAACCTCGATATTCTTCGTAGCTACAAAGCAAAATATGTCGTTATCTTAGCTGGCGACCATATTTATAAAATGAACTACGCTCGTTTATTACTTGATCACGTTGAAAACAAATCAAAATTCACCGTGGCTTGTATTCGTGTTCCTAAAGAAGATGCATTCCAATTTGGTATTATGGATATCGATGAAAATCGTCGAGTGCTCAATTTCTTAGAAAAACCATCAAACCCACCTTGTATTCCTGATGATCCTGAACATTCATTAGCAAGTATGGGTATTTATGTGGTTGATAGAGATTATCTCTTTGATTTATTAGAAGAAGATAGCCGTGATCCAAATTCACACCATGATTTTGGCCAAGATATCATTCCTAAAATCACTGAGCGTGGTGATGTTCTTGCTCATCCATTTGAACTCTCTTGTGTCAGTTCAGATCCTTCAGTACCACCATACTGGCGCGATGTAGGAACTATTGAAGCATATTGGTCTGCTAACCTCGACTTAGCCTCTGTAACACCAGAGCTTGATATGTATGCGAAAGATTGGCCAATCCGTACCTTTATGACTCCGTTACCGCCAGCTAAATTTGTCCAAGATAATCATGGTGAACATGGACAAATGATGAACTCGTTGATTGCTGACGGTTGTATTATCAATGGCTCAACGCTCTATTCATCTATCCTATTCCCATTAGTTCGCGTTGAATCTTTCTGCCATATCGAAGATTCCGTGATTTTACCTGATGTGACAGTGAGCCATCATTGTTACTTAAAACGCTGTATTATTGAGCGTAGTTGTACTATTCCAGAAGGTACTGTTATTGGAATGAATGCAGAAGAAGATGCTGCACGTTTCCACCGTACTGAAGAAGGTATCGTGCTTGTAACAAGAGAAATGCTTGAGCAATTAGCACGTAATGAAAAAGAAAATTCAACTGAAACAAATGCAGAACAAAAACCTCAAAATGAGGAGGCTTTTTCGTGA
- the glgX gene encoding glycogen debranching protein GlgX: MSLDYGRPFPMGSHYDGYGVNFTLFSENATKVILCLFDKAGKEIRYPLPGKTGSIWHGYLPGAGPGLHYGYRVEGEWDPEQGLFYQPQQLLLDPYAKQVTGIVDNTLPYTSPVFNALEHDDSAITPKAVITDDSGCFCHSYKEKGTYQRLNTPWSETIIYEGHVKGLTILHPEIPEKLRGTYAALGHPAFISHLKKLGITALELLPVQYHLTEPHLHKIGLKNYWGYNVLAPFALSTQYYSNSGRNIIDEFREAVRCLHKANIEVILDVVFNHTAELSDQFEGYIVSQRGIDNQSYYWLNDENKAQNWTGCGNTLNLSRPETVQWVMDCLRYWVTEFHIDGFRFDLATSLGRVPYFDTQSPLLTAIRQDPLLSRIKLIAEPWDLGSDGYQVGNFPVPFTEWNDGYRDVIRRFWLWRDVSIAAFADNITGSAKLYHKNGRPPYSSVNMITSHDGFTLRDLVSYQNKHNEENGESNLDGHNTNYSVNFGEEGLIVNEKISQYRLLATRNMLATLLLSRGTPHLLAGDEVGNTQYGNNNAYCQDNKVSWIKWFQQPYNLTDYIRHLIELRHQITPLSSLKWWEEDSQNVVWLNQNAQPMSHEDWQQLPPSPLQLLLAQQWILMFNPLRNSAVFSLPKGSWSCLLDTASWPDCYPAQSEHCEVQPNSITLWRNSVFYTQSSTEKLPIISSQVK, translated from the coding sequence ATGTCTTTAGACTATGGTCGCCCTTTTCCTATGGGCAGTCATTATGATGGTTATGGAGTAAATTTTACACTCTTTAGTGAAAATGCCACTAAAGTCATTCTTTGCCTGTTTGATAAAGCAGGCAAAGAGATCCGCTACCCATTACCGGGTAAAACTGGCTCAATTTGGCATGGGTATTTGCCCGGAGCAGGGCCAGGTTTACATTATGGTTATCGTGTAGAAGGTGAATGGGATCCAGAGCAAGGATTATTCTATCAACCTCAGCAACTATTATTAGATCCTTATGCAAAACAGGTGACGGGTATTGTTGATAATACATTACCTTACACCTCCCCTGTTTTTAATGCATTAGAGCATGATGATAGTGCGATTACACCTAAAGCAGTTATCACAGATGATAGTGGCTGTTTTTGTCATTCTTATAAAGAAAAAGGCACTTATCAGCGTTTAAATACACCGTGGTCAGAAACCATTATTTACGAAGGACATGTAAAAGGACTGACAATACTGCATCCTGAAATACCTGAAAAATTGCGGGGCACTTATGCAGCATTAGGACACCCTGCTTTTATTTCACATCTGAAAAAATTAGGTATTACGGCATTAGAATTATTGCCTGTTCAATATCATTTAACAGAGCCACATCTTCATAAAATCGGTTTAAAAAACTATTGGGGTTATAACGTATTAGCGCCTTTCGCTTTATCGACTCAATATTATTCTAATTCAGGTCGCAATATTATTGATGAATTTCGAGAAGCTGTAAGATGCCTACATAAAGCCAATATTGAAGTGATTTTAGATGTGGTGTTTAACCATACTGCGGAATTAAGTGATCAATTTGAAGGTTATATTGTTTCGCAACGTGGTATTGATAACCAAAGCTATTATTGGCTAAACGATGAAAACAAAGCTCAAAATTGGACGGGGTGTGGTAATACACTCAATTTAAGTCGCCCTGAAACGGTGCAGTGGGTTATGGATTGCTTGCGTTATTGGGTGACTGAATTTCATATTGATGGTTTTCGTTTTGATTTGGCGACAAGCCTTGGTCGAGTTCCCTATTTTGATACTCAATCACCTCTATTGACGGCTATTCGACAAGATCCACTATTGTCACGCATTAAACTTATCGCAGAGCCTTGGGATTTAGGCTCTGATGGTTATCAAGTCGGTAATTTTCCTGTTCCATTTACAGAGTGGAATGATGGCTATCGCGATGTTATTCGTCGTTTTTGGTTATGGCGTGATGTCTCTATTGCGGCATTTGCAGACAATATTACAGGCTCAGCAAAGCTATATCACAAAAATGGCAGACCTCCCTATTCTAGTGTCAATATGATAACTAGCCACGACGGTTTTACACTACGGGATTTAGTGAGTTATCAGAATAAACATAACGAGGAGAATGGAGAATCAAACCTAGATGGACATAACACCAATTACAGTGTGAACTTTGGTGAAGAAGGTTTGATAGTTAACGAAAAAATAAGTCAATACAGATTGCTTGCAACAAGGAACATGCTGGCAACGCTACTGCTTTCTAGAGGAACACCTCATTTACTCGCCGGTGATGAAGTGGGTAATACGCAATATGGTAATAACAACGCTTATTGTCAGGATAATAAAGTCAGTTGGATCAAATGGTTTCAACAGCCTTACAACTTAACTGATTACATTCGCCACCTTATTGAATTACGTCACCAAATTACACCTTTAAGTTCGCTTAAATGGTGGGAAGAAGATAGCCAAAATGTTGTTTGGTTAAATCAGAATGCTCAACCTATGAGTCATGAAGATTGGCAACAACTTCCACCCTCACCATTACAACTTCTTTTAGCGCAACAATGGATCTTAATGTTTAACCCATTAAGAAACAGCGCTGTTTTTTCTTTACCTAAAGGGTCTTGGTCTTGCTTGCTTGATACGGCTAGCTGGCCTGATTGTTACCCAGCACAATCTGAGCATTGTGAAGTACAACCTAACAGTATCACCCTTTGGCGAAATAGCGTTTTTTATACTCAGTCTTCTACTGAAAAATTACCCATTATTTCCTCCCAAGTTAAGTAA
- the glgB gene encoding 1,4-alpha-glucan branching protein GlgB, which yields MSVAVTKKAIEKLINGYESDPFALLGMHETSAGLEVRAFLPDAVAVSVIDRKNGRNVATLERKHPSGFFCGAIPRRKRRFSYCLDVTWENAQGVVDDPYQFGILLQEMDIWFLAQGHHSRPYQCLGAHPAKLGDIDGITFAVWAPNAKSVSVVGDFSFWDERRFPMRLRRESGIWELFLPQAHLGDCYKYSILDANGERRLKADPYAFETQIRPETASIINTLPPIKPMPLSRQQANQRNAPMSIYEVHLGSWRRHTDDQSWLSYRELAEQLIPYVKEMGFTHIELLPINEHPFDGSWGYQPLGLYSPTRRFGSPMDFRDFIEAAHQAEIKVILDWVPGHFPEDDYGLRNFDGTSLYEYADRREGFHPDWNTLIYNYGRNEVLNYLSGNLLYWHEHFALDGFRFDAVASMLYRDYSRKDGEWIPNKHGGRENLEAIDFIRHTNKLLGTTCPGTITIAEESTDFPGVTLPPDDGGLGFNYKWNMGWMHDTLAYMQRDPIYRKFHHNQMTFGMLYAYNENFVLPLSHDEFVHGKGSLIGRMVGDDWQKFANLRAYLGFMWAYPGKKLLFMGCEFAQWREWNHDSSLDWHLLEEPNSPHQGVQHFVRDLNLSYQANAPLYECDFEREGFEWLTVDDHDNSVFAFCRKDAQGNEIIVISNFTPVVHHNYVVGVNKAGAYQEILNSDSEFYNGSNVGNLGEIETTASAFNGKPHSLSLSLPPLATLYLRLKD from the coding sequence ATGTCTGTAGCTGTGACAAAAAAAGCAATAGAAAAACTAATTAATGGGTATGAGTCTGATCCTTTTGCACTTCTTGGTATGCATGAAACATCGGCAGGTTTAGAGGTTCGTGCTTTTTTACCAGATGCAGTTGCAGTCAGTGTCATAGATAGAAAAAACGGTCGAAATGTAGCAACACTAGAGCGTAAGCATCCTAGTGGTTTTTTCTGTGGCGCTATCCCTCGACGTAAACGTCGTTTTAGTTACTGTTTAGATGTGACGTGGGAAAATGCACAAGGTGTCGTTGATGATCCCTATCAATTTGGCATTTTATTGCAAGAAATGGATATTTGGTTTTTAGCACAAGGCCATCACTCCCGCCCTTATCAATGTTTAGGTGCGCACCCTGCAAAATTGGGTGATATTGATGGTATTACTTTTGCTGTATGGGCACCCAACGCAAAAAGCGTAAGTGTTGTAGGCGATTTCTCATTCTGGGATGAAAGACGTTTTCCAATGCGATTACGTCGTGAAAGTGGAATATGGGAGCTTTTCCTTCCACAGGCTCATCTTGGTGATTGCTATAAATATTCTATTCTTGATGCGAATGGTGAACGTCGATTAAAAGCTGACCCTTATGCTTTTGAAACACAAATACGCCCTGAAACTGCATCAATTATCAATACATTACCCCCAATCAAACCGATGCCACTATCGCGTCAGCAAGCGAATCAACGCAATGCACCTATGTCTATTTATGAAGTTCATTTAGGTTCATGGCGTAGACATACTGACGATCAAAGCTGGTTAAGTTACCGCGAATTAGCTGAACAGTTAATTCCATACGTTAAAGAGATGGGTTTTACTCATATTGAGTTGCTCCCTATAAATGAACATCCTTTTGATGGTTCATGGGGATATCAACCACTAGGATTATATTCACCAACTCGTCGCTTTGGCTCTCCTATGGATTTCCGTGACTTTATTGAAGCTGCGCATCAAGCAGAAATTAAAGTCATATTAGATTGGGTTCCCGGTCATTTCCCTGAAGATGATTACGGTTTACGTAATTTTGATGGTACATCACTCTATGAATATGCAGATAGACGTGAAGGCTTTCATCCTGATTGGAATACCTTGATTTATAACTATGGGCGCAATGAAGTGCTGAATTACCTCTCCGGTAATTTATTGTATTGGCATGAGCATTTTGCGCTTGATGGTTTCCGTTTCGATGCTGTTGCCTCAATGCTTTATCGTGATTACAGTCGAAAAGATGGTGAATGGATCCCAAATAAACACGGTGGACGTGAGAATTTAGAAGCCATTGATTTTATTCGTCATACCAACAAATTACTGGGCACAACTTGTCCCGGTACAATCACGATTGCAGAAGAGTCTACCGATTTTCCGGGTGTTACCTTACCGCCTGATGATGGCGGCTTAGGTTTTAATTACAAATGGAATATGGGTTGGATGCATGACACGTTAGCTTATATGCAACGTGATCCTATCTATCGTAAATTTCATCACAATCAAATGACCTTCGGTATGCTTTATGCCTATAACGAAAACTTTGTTCTGCCTCTTTCACACGATGAGTTTGTGCATGGTAAAGGCTCGTTGATTGGCCGCATGGTAGGCGATGATTGGCAAAAATTTGCCAATTTGCGTGCATATCTTGGCTTTATGTGGGCTTATCCCGGCAAAAAACTGCTATTTATGGGATGTGAATTTGCACAATGGCGTGAATGGAACCACGACAGTAGCTTAGATTGGCATCTTCTTGAAGAGCCAAATAGTCCGCACCAAGGTGTTCAACACTTTGTACGAGATTTGAATCTTTCCTATCAAGCTAATGCCCCGCTTTATGAATGTGATTTTGAACGTGAAGGCTTTGAGTGGCTTACCGTTGATGATCACGATAACTCCGTCTTTGCTTTTTGCCGTAAAGATGCACAAGGCAATGAAATTATTGTTATCAGTAATTTCACTCCAGTTGTTCATCACAACTACGTTGTCGGTGTAAATAAAGCCGGTGCTTATCAAGAAATTCTCAACAGTGATTCTGAATTTTATAACGGCAGTAATGTAGGAAATTTAGGTGAAATAGAGACAACTGCAAGTGCATTTAATGGCAAGCCTCACTCTTTGTCATTGTCATTACCCCCACTTGCGACGCTGTATTTAAGATTGAAGGATTAA
- a CDS encoding LysR substrate-binding domain-containing protein, with product MMRNLPPLPSLRAFLVACHSQSYTEAAQTLCVTHGAISRHIQVIEKWFGVTLFNKQGLRRVPTPYALTLAQELSEVFDKLNDIGFRYGNGGKNDILNISVPTTLCLKWLIPRMEDFYLQYPNANIQIASANSERFHLISHDDLIIRPQPQQQEYSSVAFLEDKHCLIASEKFLKRYSVTRFESVFDCPVIDTLTRPGHWQQWLNATHLNTQRSFSRHYRFDHFHISLQAIIEGLGLGIGPVSILSNEINSGTLKVLFPDIQIAPMSYYALTPLGVQKTKTHLDFEQWLTQYKS from the coding sequence ATGATGAGAAATCTTCCTCCATTGCCTTCATTACGTGCTTTCTTAGTCGCTTGTCATAGCCAAAGTTATACCGAAGCCGCACAAACATTATGTGTCACTCATGGTGCAATTAGTCGTCATATTCAAGTTATAGAAAAATGGTTTGGCGTCACTTTATTTAACAAACAAGGTTTACGTCGAGTACCCACCCCCTATGCATTGACGTTGGCGCAAGAATTAAGTGAAGTTTTTGATAAATTAAATGATATTGGTTTTCGGTATGGTAATGGCGGAAAAAACGATATTTTAAATATTAGTGTTCCTACAACACTTTGTTTAAAATGGCTTATTCCACGAATGGAGGATTTTTATCTTCAATATCCTAATGCAAATATCCAAATTGCCTCAGCAAATAGCGAGCGGTTTCATTTGATTAGTCATGATGATCTGATTATTCGCCCTCAACCTCAGCAACAAGAGTATTCATCTGTTGCTTTTTTAGAGGATAAACATTGTTTAATTGCTTCTGAAAAATTCTTAAAACGTTACAGTGTCACTAGATTTGAAAGTGTTTTTGATTGCCCAGTTATTGATACACTTACTCGTCCTGGACATTGGCAACAATGGTTAAACGCAACTCATCTCAATACACAGCGATCATTCTCTCGTCACTATCGCTTTGATCACTTTCATATTTCTCTACAAGCTATTATTGAAGGATTAGGCCTTGGTATTGGCCCTGTTTCGATTTTATCGAATGAAATAAATAGCGGTACTTTAAAAGTGTTATTTCCAGATATCCAAATTGCACCGATGAGTTACTACGCTTTAACGCCATTAGGTGTACAAAAAACCAAAACACATCTTGATTTTGAACAATGGCTCACTCAGTATAAAAGTTAA